The following coding sequences lie in one Apium graveolens cultivar Ventura chromosome 3, ASM990537v1, whole genome shotgun sequence genomic window:
- the LOC141712397 gene encoding uncharacterized protein LOC141712397: protein METSSTVVVASLKQKVLTCAGETVLVMFILSLVNAHLSALLIRDFFEGLGQYPVLKGDHHTSTASKELDAEGVDDDDNDDDGDGDFDEGEEDPSSEDEEDFRNKPNNNSKKGSGGGAGDAQENGDEEDEDDDENEDEDEEDGEDQDDDDEENDEDDDGDKAEEEVVEEEDDDEEGEEDDEEELQPPKKRKK from the exons ATGGAGACCAGTAGTACAGTAGTTGTCGCTTCACTGAAACAGAAAGTGCTAACATGCGCTGGAGAGACAGTGTTGGTCATGTTCATTCTCTCGTTAGTCAACGCCCACCTCTCTGCTCTTCTTATTCGG GATTTTTTTGAAGGATTGGGCCAATATCCTGTACTCAAAGGAGACCATCACACGTCAACCGCCTCTAAGGAACTAGATGCTGAAGGAGTAGACGATGACGATAATGATGACGATGGAGATGGTGATTTTGATGAGGGTGAGGAAGATCCATCATCTGAAGATGAAGAAGATTTTCGAAACAAGCCTAATAACAACTCAAAGAAAGGTTCTGGAGGAGGCGCAGGTGATGCACAAGAGAATGgtgatgaggaagatgaagacGATGACGAAAATGAAGACGAAGATGAAGAGGATGGCGAAGATCAAGACGATGATGATGAAGAGAACGATGAGGACGATGATGGGGACAAGGCAGAGGAAGAAGTAGTCgaggaagaagatgatgatgaagagggCGAAGAAGACGACGAGGAAGAACTCCAACCCCCAAAGAAGAGAAAGAAGTAA